GAAATTTTCTCGGTCTCATCACTAATGGAAATTTGGGCTCCACCAGAGCTTCTATCAAGTCACCAATTGAAAAGAGAAGCAGTTAATCAGCTTAAGCCTACGGAGACGacttaataaatagaaattttgcTTAATGCCACCCCTAAGTCTATGGAGACGACTTGACTTGTGAGtgagatttttaatattagtaaCAGGGACTCATGGAGGGGCAAATTTTGAAACGGTTTAAAATTTATGGGCAGACTGGTCTACTGGGTTGCAGTCAATGCACATATAAGACTATGGATCATGGCTGTGAACCCTCATCACTCCCATTTGCTTTCTTATTATCCATAGAAAATATGGGCTCAACTTTGTGTCTCTTCATGTTCATGCGCTTTCTCCTTTTACTCTCATCTTTTTATCTAATGGTGGCTAACTCTTCCTCCTCTATGCAGCAGCCACTGTGCCATGATAGTGAGAGCTCTGCCTTGCTTCAGTTTAAGCAAAGCTTTTTGATTGATGAGGATGCTTGTTATGATCCTTCTGCTTATCCGCCAAAAGTTGCAATGTGGAAATCCCatggagaaggagaaggagaaggaaaagaaagtgaTTGCTGCTCGTGGGATGGTGTTGAGTGTGACAGGGAGACTGGTCATATCATCGGCCTTCACCTTGCCAGAAGTTGTCTCTATGGTTCTATCAACTCCAACAGCACCCTATTCAGTCTTGTTCATCTCTAGAGGCTTGACCTCTCTGATAACGATTTCAATTACTCTGTGATCCCATTTGGTGTTGGTCAGCTTTCAAGGCTTAGGAGTCTCGATCTCTCTTTTTCTAGATTCTCTGGCCAAATCCCATCGGAACTCTTAGCGCTGTCCAAATTGGTTTTCCTTGATCTCTCGGGAAACCCAATGTTGCAGCTTCAAAAGCCTGGCTTGAGAAATATGGTTCAGAACTTAACCCACTTAAAGACACTTAATTTAAGCTATGTGAACATTTCTTCAACTGTACCTCATGCGTTGGCAAATTTATCTTCATTGACATCTCTCTTTCTCAGAAAATGTTGACTGCATGGTGAATTCCCAATGACCATTTTTCGGCTACCAAGCCTACGGTATCTTAGTGTGAGGTACAATCCAGATCTGAATGGTTATTTGCCTGAATTTCAGGAAACCAGTCCCTTAGAAATGTTGCATCTTGCTGGTACAAGTTTTTCCGGTGAGTTACCAACTTCAATTTGGAGGCTTGGTTCTTTGACTAATTTGGACATCAGCTCATGCAATTTCCAATTATTAGACAATGGGTTATCATTGCTCAGTTACACCAAATTCAAGTTTTTAGAATTGGATGCTTGCAACTTAACCAAGATTCCTGATTTTCTGCAGAAGCAAGATGAATTGAAGTTGCTCTCCCTCTCCAATAACAAAATTCATGGTCCAATTCCAAAGTGGATATGGAACATAAGCAAAGAAACCCTAGAGTATCTGGACCTTTCTGGAAACTTTTTAATAGGCTTTGACCAACCTCCAGTTGTGCTTCCATGGTCCAAGTTAAAAAGTTTAAACCTTGATTCTAACATGTTGCAAGGACCACTTCCAATTCCACCACCATCAACCTCTGAATATCTTGTCTTTGGAAATAAATTGATAGGAGAAATTTCGCCACTTATTTGCAACATGAGTTCTCTTATGTTACTTGATTTGTCTAGTAATAATTTGAGTGGCAGGATTCCTCAATGTCTGGCCAACTTCAACAAATCTCTGTTCGTACTGGATCTGGGAAACAACCGCCTTGATGGCCCCATTCCTCAAACATGCACAATGCCAAATAATTTGAGGGTGATTGATTTAGGTGAAAATCAATTCCAAGGCCAAATACCCAGATCATTTGCCAATTGCATGATGCTCGAGCACCTTGTTCTCGGAAACAATCAAATTGAtgatattttccctttttggctTGGAGCTCTCCCACAACTACAGGTTCTTATTTTGAGATCCAACAGATTCCATACTCAAGGGGCTTCATTTGCTGAACCTTGGTGGCAACAATCTTACTGGCCTTATCCCATCCTCCCTGGCAAACCTAACACAACTGGAGTCATTGGATCTTTCCCAAAACAAGCTCTCAGGCAAGATCCCTTGGCAACTAACAAGGATGACATTCCTTGAGTTCTTCAATGTTTCCCACAATCATCTCACATGACATATACCACAAGGAAATCAATTTACAACATTTCCAAATGCTTTCTTTGATGGGAACCCGGGATTGTGTAGACCTTTGTTAAGAGCATGTGAAAGTTCTGAGGCATCACCACCAACACTTTCATCCTCTAAACAAGGTTCAACTAGAGAATTTGATTGGAAATTTGTATTAATGGGATATGGAAGTGGGCTAGTAATCGGAGTTTCAATTGGGTATTGCTTGACCTCATGGAAACAAGAGTGGTTCATGAAAACCTTTGGCAAGTGGCAAAGAAAATGgacaaggaaagaaagaaggGGGTAGAGATCTAGAGGCTGAATTTGTCCAACCaaaatttccttgaaagatttCTTAATCTATGTATACTGCTTGCATTGTTGTACTTCTTTCCTcatctttttttccattttaggCATGCTCTTACTTCAACTAGTGTTTGTGTTGGCCAATGGATGTAAAAACTACttgggttatttatttatttatttattattatatgtaatGTAGCAATGCAACTTGATTATGGCTTGTATTGAATTGCAGACTGAATGTGCTAGTCTCATCACTTCTTTTAtcattctttcttccttttattgAGTTGGGCGCTTACATATTAGTACTATCACTAGCTTGCATGTATTAGAttcttttacttattttgtatccaaaaaggaaaagacaaaatGAAAGTTGCCTTGCATTGGAGTTGATCTATTTTATGAGAAGTTAAGCAGCAGTACTGGTCCCTTGAGTCTGTTTTACTTGCAAAGCTTCTTGCAGTTGGTTGAGTGAAACCATGCTTTGGGCTCATCTACATCAATCTTATAACTTGCATGTTTGGGTCTACTATGGTATTACTTCAATCTCTGAGCACCTaaccataaaacaaaaaattcaagagagatatggaatatttttaagttagTCAAATGAGAAGCCTTCTATTTATCCATGAAATTCCATaggaaaagtattttttttcccaactttCAAGGCTAGCTAATCTCGATGTGTTACCAACTTACCACCACCCTTTTCAACCTCTGATCAAGGTTCCTATAGTGTATTTGGCTAGAAAATCATATTGATGGATTATGAAAACTTTTGGACCGCATTAACCAAAATGGAGAACGAGGGAAAAAGAAAGACACAAAGGCTAAGACTATGTTCGAGAGCTATTGTCAAAAACATTTGTGAAACATTGTTTTtgagaaaagtttttttaaaaccgttatttgatgttttctagaacaataatttgtttagaaatatgaaatgtttttaacctattttctatgtttttaaatatattttaaaaaccatttatttgtagtacattatttttaattattttttatatttatgtgattattttttaaaaacaatctttaagaaacaaatgaaaataactaaaaaaatattgtctaaaaatacaatttttttattttttgtgaaaagtgtttttcttttcctttttttcccttgagAGATTTAAATCTATGTCTCTTGTACTACTCTAAttttttcccattattttttctttttattctactgctgtttgatttttctctttttttttttttgaaacttcATGTCCTGTTCAGTAATGAACTGCAACTCTTGTCCAATGGGGTGCAGCAACCAGAAGTCTGGAAAATTTATATACTAGAAGTAATGTGACTTAAGTGAGAATCAATCAATTCCAAGGCCTTAATGGCCTTGATGGCCCCATCCCTCAAACATGCATAATGCCAAATAATTTGAGAGTGGTTGACTTAAGTGAGAATCAATTCCAAGGCCAAATACCAAGATCATTGGCCAATTGCTAAATGCTAGAGCACCTTGCTCTTGGAAACAATCAAATCGAtgatatttttgttcatttctttATTCTCCATGATCACCCAAACACAGATATaggatatatgtatatatatatcaattcatTTAAAGCATGTCTTCCTCTATTTTGGAACATACCCGAGTCCATTTTTGCTTTTGATGATGAGGTACGGATTTTCTAAGGCTGTAGAGGGCACCACCTTACTCTGTACTCTCTCTGACGATAGGAAGTGGGAGAGAACAGGTTCTGTTCTTATTCAAAAGATGTGATTTTGAATAAGGCACACCTAGTCACAAAAGGTTTCACTAAAAAAGAAGGTATTGATATGTTAACGCAGGATTAAAGCGGTCTTcgttaatcataattataactgaacccatcaatgatcacaacattaacaaaattagcaacatggatcaaatatggatgtgtagcatggaaattacacagaatgtgatctttaatatgtctatttccaattggtcctactttatgactaaaaatagtcaaattctactttcaacacttgatgctaaaCTGCTTCTGAAAGTTATTATTTCAATTCAGAGTATTCAAATACAATAGTCTTTTAAAATCAAGGTCTGTACAGATAACACAAACATAATATCACATtaagaaaacaaacataaaatctaaatacaaaCTCCCATTATACTAGcacatcatcaatgtgtacaacacccatatgtgtgacatgctcatgatatactttgggtggcaaacccttagtgagAGGATACGCAATCATGaagtttgtgcttatgtgttcaatcgatacttgaagactctgaactctttctttcacaaccaagaacttgatgtcaatgtgtttaGACTTTGACGAACTccggttgttcttagaatataattctgtgaccttattatcacaattgattctcaatggtttctcaatcccatcaacaatCCGCAACTAAGTGATAAAATTCTATagccatatcccatggtttAATGCCTCGTAGCAGGCTATGAATTTTGCCTCTatggtggaagaagcaataagagtttgtttaacacttttccatgaaactacTCCTCCAGCTAACATAAAGATGTAGCCTGAAGTGGATCTCTTGCTGTCAAGACATCCTGTGAAATTGGAGTCCGAATATCCCACGATCTCTAAATGACTGGATCTACGatatgtgagcatataatctttagttctttgtaaatattGCATAACCCATTTTGCTTTTTTCTAGTGATCCATACCTGGTTTACTCaaatatctgcctaacattccaacaatgtacgcaatatctGGACGCATACAAACTTatgcatacatgagacttcctactGCCGAGGAATAGGGGAACCTCTCCATATCCTtattctcaagttcatttttcggacattggtgcaaactaaatttatcgTCTTTTGCCACAGGCATGTCTCCTAGTGCACAATTGCTCATGCTAAATATACTCAACGCCTTATTGATGTAAGCCTTTTATGATAGCCCAAGTATACCTCTTGAATGATCCCTATAAATCTATATACCCAACACAAAAAatgcattaccaagatccttcatgtcaaatttactaGATAGAAATCGCTTagtttcatgcaaaagtcccaCATCGCTACTTtcaagtagaatatcatcaacatatagcaccaagataatgaatttgctcccactgaacttgagatatatgcattgatcaacgatgttctccttaaaaccaaatgaaataaTTACCTGATCAAACTTTTGGTACCATTGTCgggatgcttgctttaaaccatatatggacttTTTTAATTTGCGtacaagttgctttgaatcattagactcaaagttctctggttgcaccatgtatattgtcatatcaatgttaccattaagaaacgcagttttaacatccatttgatgcagctctaaatcataatgagccacaagtgccatgatgattctaaaggagtccATTGACGAAACCGATGAAAAAGTCTTCTTACAATCAATatcttccttttgagtgaaaccttttgtgactaggcgtgccttatacctaacaatgttgccttttgaatcccacttggtcttaaaaatccatttacaaccaatcgaTTTTACACCTTTAGGCAACTTTActaggtcccaaacaccattgtctttcattgatttcatctcatccttcatggcttctatccacttttcagagtcagaactttgtttgacttgactaacTAAAATTGGATCGTTTTCTagacccatgtcaaactcatgttcttggagatataTAACGTAATCATCTGAAATTGcacttctcctttctctagtggatctccttAGTGACACTTGTACTTGAtgttcttgaggttgttgagttacctcttcatgaacttgaaCAGGTTCCATAACTTGAGTAGAAGGAATCTCAAGTGTGTCTACAATCTCTGTTATTGGTTGTACATTTTGGATAGTGtcataaaacataatatgactATGTCCATTTGTAATAATAGGAATACTAACAAATTCCTCTTCAAAGACCACCTTTCTTAATGGTTCTCtcccacttaactcaacatcctcaataaATTTAGCATTTCCTGTTTCAAAGAAGGATCTAGTTGAGGGGTCATAAAACTTGAAGCCTCTCGAGCTttcagaataccctacaaagtagcagctcactattctggagtccaatttcttttcatttggc
The window above is part of the Vitis riparia cultivar Riparia Gloire de Montpellier isolate 1030 chromosome 12, EGFV_Vit.rip_1.0, whole genome shotgun sequence genome. Proteins encoded here:
- the LOC117925996 gene encoding receptor-like protein 6; this encodes MRMLVMILLLIRQKLQCGNPMEKEKEKEKKVIAARGMVLSVTGRLVISSAFTLPEVVSMLSRLRSLDLSFSRFSGQIPSELLALSKLVFLDLSGNPMLQLQKPGLRNMETSPLEMLHLAGTSFSGELPTSIWRLGSLTNLDISSCNFQLLDNGLSLLSYTKFKFLELDACNLTKIPDFLQKQDELKLLSLSNNKIHGPIPKWIWNISKETLEYLDLSGNFLIGFDQPPVVLPWSKLKSLNLDSNMLQGPLPIPPPSTSEYLVFGNKLIGEISPLICNMSSLMLLDLSSNNLSGRIPQCLANFNKSLFVLDLGNNRLDGPIPQTCTMPNNLRVIDLGENQFQGQIPRSFANCMMLEHLVLGNNQIDDIFPFWLGALPQLQVLILRSNRFHTQGASFAEPWWQQSYWPYPILPGKPNTTGVIGSFPKQALRQDPLATNKDDIP